A window of Zingiber officinale cultivar Zhangliang chromosome 5A, Zo_v1.1, whole genome shotgun sequence contains these coding sequences:
- the LOC121982722 gene encoding probable WRKY transcription factor 31, with translation MEKGRPFTNDSSVPLILAVSSPVCPSIAVGDDQEMVNGGRRTDVFEMDLFPAKNTSIKQEDANAETAGLLQLHAANTRSDQSTVDDMDGKYELAVLKEELTRINEDNQKLKEFLNQMTTNYTSLHMRVVHLLQGRNPILGNTMETLQSQEVTDGKTDDAKPLDDGRVVAPIRQFMDLGPAGSHNEPSNSSTASPDQSRTLSSPVETSEVASPGYNAKEKIVNLNEAPRLIPPPTDQAQGETMKKPRVSVRARSEALMIADGCQWRKYGQKMAKGNPCPRAYYKCTMATECPVRKQVQRCADDRSNLVTTYEGAHNHPLPPAAMTMATTTTAAASMLVSGSMSSANALMNHNFLARTILPAVCSSSISASAPFPTVTLDLTKSPNPLQYQRPLAVAAVPLQAQFPVLPPQLPQVFGQPLLSQQSDLVGSPAITESMRAATAAITVDPNFTAALTAAIKSILSGNHQKEQNPANLEAD, from the exons atgGAAAAAGGACGACCTTTCACTAATGACTCCTCTGTTCCGCTCATTCTTGCAGTTTCATCCCCGGTCTGTCCCAGTATTGCGGTGGGCGATGATCAGGAGATGGTCAACGGAGGCCGCCGAACTGATGTCTTCGAGATGGATTTGTTTCCAGCCAAGAACACTTCCATAAAGCAGGAAGACGCCAACGCTGAG ACTGCCGGATTGTTGCAGCTTCACGCTGCGAACACGCGCAGCGATCAGTCAACTGTGGATGATATGGATGGAAAATATGAG CTGGCTGTCTTGAAAGAGGAGTTGACCCGCATAAACGaagataaccaaaaactaaaagaGTTTCTCAATCAAATGACCACCAACTACACATCCCTTCATATGCGAGTGGTTCATCTATTGCAGGGGCGCAATCCAATTTTAGGCAACACAATGGAGACTCTTCAGTCGCAAGAG GTTACCGATGGAAAAACTGATGATGCTAAACCTCTTGACGATGGAAGGGTTGTTGCTCCGATCAGGCAGTTTATGGATTTGGGCCCGGCGGGAAGCCACAACGAGCCGTCGAACTCCTCGACTGCCAGCCCAGACCAGTCGCGGACGTTGTCGTCGCCGGTGGAGACCTCCGAAGTAGCATCACCGGGCTACAACGCAAAAGAGAAAATTGTGAACCTCAACGAAGCGCCCAGGTTGATCCCCCCGCCGACCGACCAAGCCCAAGGAGAGACCATGAAGAAACCCCGTGTATCGGTTCGAGCTCGATCGGAAGCGTTAATG ATTGCTGATGGTTGCCAATGGAGGAAGTACGGGCAGAAGATGGCCAAGGGAAATCCATGCCCTAGAGCTTACTACAAATGCACCATGGCCACCGAATGCCCAGTCCGgaaacaa GTGCAACGGTGCGCGGATGACCGGTCGAATCTAGTGACGACCTACGAAGGTGCCCACAACCACCCCCTCCCGCCGGCGGCCATGACAATGGCGACCACCACCACAGCCGCCGCGTCGATGCTCGTGTCCGGCTCGATGAGTAGCGCCAATGCGCTCATGAATCATAATTTCCTCGCGAGGACCATTCTGCCGGCGGTTTGCTCGTCGAGCATATCAGCGTCGGCTCCCTTCCCCACCGTGACGTTGGACCTGACCAAGAGTCCGAACCCGCTGCAGTACCAACGACCGCTAGCGGTGGCGGCAGTCCCTTTACAGGCCCAATTCCCCGTGTTGCCGCCGCAGCTGCCACAGGTCTTCGGCCAGCCGCTGCTCAGCCAGCAGTCAGATTTGGTGGGGTCGCCGGCGATTACAGAGTCCATGAGAGCGGCCACTGCCGCCATCACGGTCGACCCGAATTTCACTGCGGCCCTGACTGCTGCCATCAAGTCCATCCTCAGCGGCAATCACCAGAAGGAGCAGAATCCGGCAAATCTTGAAGCTGATTAA